A genome region from Nocardia sp. NBC_00565 includes the following:
- a CDS encoding subtilase-type protease inhibitor, whose product MMSNSLRTVATICLAVAAAGVCAAPAGADPGQSELSLSVSKGEAQSPTAEQVTLTCDPAGGSHPASVEACAALATSGGAFDKLAGDPGVFCTKIYDPVTATAAGTWRGQNFQWQRTFGNTCELRAATTPVFDFVTS is encoded by the coding sequence ATGATGAGCAACTCGCTTCGCACCGTCGCGACCATCTGCCTTGCGGTTGCCGCCGCTGGAGTATGTGCGGCACCGGCAGGTGCTGATCCTGGGCAGTCCGAGCTATCGCTGAGCGTCAGCAAAGGGGAGGCGCAGAGTCCGACGGCGGAGCAGGTCACGCTGACGTGTGATCCAGCGGGCGGTAGCCACCCCGCGTCGGTCGAGGCGTGCGCCGCGCTGGCGACCTCGGGCGGCGCATTCGACAAACTCGCCGGTGATCCCGGCGTCTTCTGCACGAAGATCTACGACCCGGTCACCGCGACCGCCGCCGGTACATGGCGCGGCCAAAACTTCCAGTGGCAGAGAACCTTCGGCAATACCTGCGAGTTGCGCGCCGCCACCACCCCGGTCTTCGACTTCGTCACCAGCTGA
- a CDS encoding primosomal protein N' has translation MTAGVGASGTAQGAKVAGESGGRAGVELGAWERYVHGGAFVGALGEGKGVRAGWQAVPGEEWARRLAELAAVVAGRGQSAILMVPDQRDLDRVLAECVQLVGDSAVGLAAGLGPAARYRRWLAALRGTARVIVGTRSAVFAPARDLGLIAIWDDGDDTYAEPRAPYPHAREVAMLRAHETGAAFVAGGFARTAEIQAVVDSGWAHDLVADRAVVRKFSPRISAPGDSDIAMERDPVARAVRIPAVGYAAARSALTEGAAVLVQVPRRGYIPALACAKCRTPARCRHCNGPLALPDGRAGHRGETAHSPACRWCGITEAAFRCPACASRALRAVVIGATRTAEELGRAFPGVPIRGSSGGAVLDSVEPGPQVIVATVGAEPVLPGGYGVALLLDGWALLSRADLRAAEDTLRRWMSAATLVRNHGQVIVMAEPSLPTVQALLRWDPLGHARAEVASRAEVGFPPAVRMAAIDGTSASIAELLSAAKLPDSVDLLGPVPLPPGARKPFDGGDSPAEVERMLLRVNRTSGAALARALTAAQAIRSTHRSDAPLRVQIDPVDIG, from the coding sequence ATGACGGCGGGTGTTGGCGCCAGCGGTACAGCCCAGGGGGCAAAAGTCGCTGGCGAATCTGGTGGTCGGGCCGGGGTGGAGTTGGGGGCGTGGGAGCGGTATGTGCATGGGGGGGCGTTTGTGGGGGCGTTGGGGGAGGGGAAGGGTGTGCGGGCGGGTTGGCAGGCGGTGCCGGGGGAGGAGTGGGCGCGGCGGTTGGCGGAGTTGGCGGCGGTGGTTGCCGGGCGGGGGCAGAGTGCGATTCTGATGGTGCCGGATCAGCGTGATCTGGATCGGGTGTTGGCGGAATGTGTTCAGCTGGTGGGGGATTCGGCGGTGGGGTTGGCGGCGGGGTTGGGGCCCGCGGCACGGTATCGGCGGTGGCTCGCGGCGTTGCGGGGGACCGCGCGGGTGATCGTCGGAACGCGGAGTGCGGTGTTCGCGCCCGCGCGTGATCTCGGGTTGATCGCGATCTGGGACGACGGGGACGACACCTATGCCGAGCCGCGTGCACCTTATCCGCACGCGCGGGAAGTCGCGATGCTGCGGGCGCACGAGACCGGGGCGGCATTCGTGGCGGGGGGATTTGCGCGGACGGCGGAGATTCAGGCGGTGGTCGATTCGGGATGGGCGCACGATCTGGTCGCCGACCGTGCTGTGGTGCGCAAGTTTTCGCCGCGGATCAGTGCGCCGGGCGACTCCGATATCGCGATGGAGCGTGATCCCGTCGCGCGGGCCGTTCGCATTCCCGCCGTCGGATACGCGGCGGCGCGTTCGGCGTTGACGGAAGGCGCGGCGGTGCTGGTGCAGGTGCCGCGGCGCGGCTACATCCCGGCGCTCGCCTGTGCGAAATGTCGTACGCCCGCACGATGTCGGCACTGCAACGGCCCACTTGCCCTGCCGGACGGGCGGGCCGGACATCGCGGCGAAACCGCGCACAGTCCCGCGTGCCGCTGGTGCGGCATCACCGAGGCCGCATTCCGTTGTCCGGCCTGTGCTTCCCGTGCGCTGCGCGCGGTGGTGATCGGGGCGACCCGCACCGCTGAGGAACTCGGTCGCGCGTTTCCCGGCGTGCCGATCCGAGGGTCCAGCGGCGGCGCGGTGCTCGATTCGGTGGAACCGGGCCCGCAGGTGATCGTCGCGACCGTCGGCGCCGAACCGGTGCTGCCCGGTGGCTACGGTGTCGCGCTGCTGCTCGACGGCTGGGCGTTGCTCAGCCGCGCGGACCTGCGCGCCGCCGAGGACACACTGCGCCGCTGGATGTCGGCCGCCACTCTGGTCCGCAACCACGGCCAGGTCATCGTCATGGCTGAACCTTCGCTGCCCACGGTTCAGGCGCTGTTGCGGTGGGATCCGCTCGGACACGCCCGCGCCGAGGTGGCGAGTCGAGCCGAGGTCGGCTTCCCGCCCGCCGTTCGCATGGCCGCCATCGACGGCACCTCGGCGTCCATCGCCGAATTGCTCTCCGCCGCAAAGCTTCCGGATAGTGTCGACCTCCTCGGCCCGGTCCCACTGCCGCCCGGCGCCCGCAAACCCTTCGACGGCGGCGATTCCCCCGCCGAAGTCGAACGCATGCTCCTGCGCGTCAACCGCACCTCCGGCGCCGCCCTCGCCCGCGCCCTCACCGCCGCCCAAGCCATCCGCAGCACCCACCGCTCCGACGCCCCCCTCCGCGTCCAAATCGACCCCGTCGACATCGGCTGA
- the metK gene encoding methionine adenosyltransferase has product MPTSGSRLFTSESVTEGHPDKICDAISDSILDALLAEDPRSRVAVETLVTTGQVHVAGEVTTSAYADIPKIVREKVLEIGYDSSAKGFDGNSCGVNIAIGAQSPDIAQGVDTSHEARTAGSDDEIERQGAGDQGLMFGYATTETPELMPLPISLAHRLSRRLTEVRKSGVLPYLRPDGKTQVTIEYDGDRPVRLDTIVISTQHAADIDLDNLLAPDIREKVVDAVLADLDLPTLDVSDIRLLVNPTGKFVLGGPMGDAGLTGRKIIVDTYGGMARHGGGAFSGKDPSKVDRSAAYAMRWVAKNVVAAGLSDRVEVQVAYAIGKAAPVGLFVETFGTEKVDPARIATAITEVFDLRPGAIIRDLDLLRPIYAPTAAYGHFGRTDVDLPWEHTDRADKLRAAVGL; this is encoded by the coding sequence GTGCCCACGTCCGGCAGCCGCCTATTCACCAGTGAGTCCGTGACCGAAGGTCATCCGGACAAGATCTGTGACGCCATCAGCGATTCCATCCTCGACGCACTGCTGGCGGAAGACCCGCGCAGCCGAGTGGCGGTGGAAACCCTCGTCACCACCGGTCAGGTCCATGTCGCCGGCGAGGTGACCACCTCGGCGTATGCGGATATCCCGAAGATCGTTCGCGAGAAGGTCCTGGAGATCGGATACGACTCGTCCGCAAAGGGTTTCGACGGAAACTCCTGCGGTGTGAACATCGCGATCGGCGCGCAGTCGCCGGATATCGCACAGGGCGTGGACACCTCGCACGAGGCGCGCACCGCCGGATCCGATGACGAGATCGAGCGGCAGGGCGCGGGTGACCAGGGCCTGATGTTCGGCTACGCGACCACCGAAACCCCCGAGTTGATGCCGTTGCCGATCTCGTTGGCGCACCGGCTCTCCCGCCGCCTGACCGAGGTGCGCAAGTCGGGCGTGCTGCCGTACCTGCGCCCGGACGGCAAGACCCAGGTCACCATCGAGTACGACGGTGACCGTCCGGTTCGCCTCGATACGATCGTCATCTCCACCCAGCACGCGGCCGATATCGACCTGGACAACCTGCTCGCCCCCGATATCCGCGAGAAGGTCGTCGACGCGGTGCTCGCCGATCTCGATCTGCCCACGCTGGACGTTTCCGATATCCGGCTGCTGGTCAACCCGACCGGCAAGTTCGTGCTCGGCGGTCCGATGGGCGATGCGGGCCTGACCGGCCGCAAGATCATCGTCGACACCTACGGCGGCATGGCCCGCCACGGCGGCGGCGCGTTCTCCGGTAAGGATCCGTCGAAGGTCGACCGCTCGGCCGCCTACGCCATGCGCTGGGTCGCCAAGAATGTCGTCGCGGCCGGACTCTCCGACCGTGTCGAGGTGCAGGTCGCCTACGCCATCGGCAAGGCCGCGCCGGTCGGTCTGTTCGTCGAGACCTTCGGCACGGAGAAGGTCGACCCGGCGCGCATCGCCACGGCCATCACCGAGGTCTTCGACCTGCGCCCCGGCGCGATCATCCGCGATCTCGACCTGCTGCGCCCGATCTACGCGCCGACCGCCGCATACGGCCACTTCGGCCGCACCGACGTCGACCTGCCGTGGGAGCACACCGACCGCGCGGATAAGCTGCGCGCGGCCGTCGGACTGTAG